From one Trifolium pratense cultivar HEN17-A07 linkage group LG1, ARS_RC_1.1, whole genome shotgun sequence genomic stretch:
- the LOC123902957 gene encoding putative F-box protein At3g16210 → MDAPTTNKKKKKVSSNSIHIPDDISFMILYKLPVKSLKRFSCVRKSWSLLFENHDFFKMFCNNVISKSHPHYDDACQMLTQNEEHKWNIYLLSGDKFENKVKLDFPTSSFPRPTPEYSFRPFSVLGSAINGILCIFHKNDTLLWNPATEEIKVIPPGFAEFKHDVYTFINRCGFGYDHVTHDYKIIQHVGYIGIKTKLNSFWEIYSLKSNSWRKIDFEMPTMSWLSNNVVYFDGVCHWWGLSNKLMSFNLCNEMCFITPLFLEDLPNDFDVVNLNVLNGCVAIITSRMDSTSFQISILGEFGVKESWIKLFDVERMSCNIYPIGIGKKGNIFFQSKDDELTCLDLTTGLVKDTGLKGNKFTCQVVIYNRNLRPIGEINN, encoded by the coding sequence ATGGATGCTCCAACAAcaaataagaagaagaagaaagtcaGTAGTAATAGTATCCATATACCTGATGACATTTCCTTCATGATTCTCTATAAACTACCTGTTAAATCTCTTAAGCGTTTTTCTTGCGTTCGCAAATCATGGTCTCTATTATTTGAAAACCATGATTTCTTCAAAATGTTCTGCAACAATGTCATATCCAAATCTCATCCACACTATGACGATGCCTGTCAAATGCTAACCCAGAATGAGGAACATAAATGGAACATTTATTTGCTTTCTGGCGACAAATTTGAGAATAAAGTGAAATTGGATTTTCCAACTTCTTCATTTCCCAGACCCACTCCAGAGTATAGTTTTAGACCTTTTAGTGTTTTGGGTTCTGCTATTAATGGGATTCTTTGCATATTCCATAAAAATGACACCTTATTATGGAACCCTGCCACCGAGGAAATTAAGGTCATTCCTCCTGGTTTTGCTGAGTTTAAACATGATGTTTACACTTTTATTAATCGTTGTGGATTTGGCTATGATCATGTTACACATGACTATAAAATCATTCAACATGTGGGTTATATTGGTATTAAAACTAAGTTGAACTCCTTCTGGGAGATATATAGTCTAAAGAGTAATTCGtggagaaaaattgattttgaaatgCCAACTATGTCCTGGTTATCTAACAATGTTGTGTACTTCGATGGGGTGTGTCATTGGTGGGGGCTAAGCAATAAGTTGATGTCATTTAACTTGTGCAATGAGATGTGCTTTATTACACCTTTATTCTTAGAAGATTTACCTAATGATTTTGATGTTGTTAATCTCAATGTGTTAAATGGGTGTGTTGCTATTATAACGAGTCGTATGGATTCTACATcttttcaaatatcaattttaggTGAATTTGGTGTCAAGGAATCATGGATTAAACTCTTCGATGTTGAGCGAATGTCTTGCAATATATATCCTATCGGAATAGGGAAGAAGGGCAATATATTCTTCCAATCCAAAGATGATGAACTAACTTGTTTAGATTTAACTACTGGGTTGGTCAAGGACACTGGTCTTAAAGGAAACAAGTTTACCTGTCAGGTGGTAATTTACAACAGAAATCTTCGTCCGATTGGAGAAATAAACAACTGA
- the LOC123902843 gene encoding uncharacterized protein LOC123902843: protein MYSIAKFSHTKDNSIAKFSHTKDTTMMNTTKRYTEISHFSHPKHKLTFQYSEFPFKCDGCKEIGIGSRYNCNICDYDLHMHCSIPSPSLFHPFYPKCCFQFLSKPPGDIPRYCNACEKSVTGFVYHCFSCGFDLHPCCAKLPMILDDHGEVKLYLYRKVSSPCQRCGQKGRSWSYRSSCKKYNLHVACVREMIVESWHQIYVGRSNGRTTTMATMIETGVPLSLKSSLHTAQNGGGRSKGKVRKYAEMAGVAVQIVVSAVLGDPTVLIAGIMGSLMSRT, encoded by the exons ATGTATTCCATTGCAAAATTTTCTCACACAAAAGACAATTCCATTGCCAAATTTTCTCATACAAAAGACACAACCATGATGAACACAACAAAAAGATACACTGAGATATCTCATTTCAGCCATCCAAAACACAAACTAACATTCCAATATTCCGAATTTCCATTCAAATGTGATGGCTGCAAAGAAATTGGCATAGGCTCACGTTACAATTGCAACATTTGTGACTATGATCTTCACATGCATTGTTCAATTCCATCCCCTTCTCTTTTTCACCCTTTCTACCCAAAATGTTGCTTCCAATTTCTGTCAAAGCCGCCGGGTGACATACCCCGTTATTGCAACGCCTGTGAAAAGAGTGTAACCGGTTTTGTCTATCACTGCTTTTCATGTGGTTTTGATCTTCACCCATGTTGCGCAAAGCTTCCAATGATACTTGATGATCACGGTGAAGTGAAGTTATATCTATATAGGAAAGTGAGTTCTCCATGTCAGCGTTGTGGACAAAAAGGACGAAGTTGGAGTTACAG GTCGTCATGTAAGAAGTATAACCTGCATGTAGCATGTGTAAGGGAGATGATTGTGGAGAGTTGGCATCAGATTTACGTTGGACGAAGCAACGgaagaacaacaacaatggCAACAATGATTGAAACAGGGGTTCCTCTGAGTTTGAAGAGTAGTCTGCACACTGCACAGAATGGCGGGGGAAGAAGCAAAGGGAAGGTGAGGAAGTATGCTGAGATGGCTGGAGTGGCTGTACAGATTGTTGTGTCTGCTGTTTTAGGAGATCCAACTGTTCTTATTGCTGGGATCATGGGGTCATTGATGTCGCGAACTTGA